One Solibacillus sp. R5-41 DNA segment encodes these proteins:
- the veg gene encoding biofilm formation stimulator Veg, whose protein sequence is MPKTLADIKKLLDGHLGKRLQLRANGGRKKTIECEGVLSETYHAIFVVELNQENSAFKRVSYSYTDILTEAVEITFLDDAVAAVK, encoded by the coding sequence ATGCCAAAAACTTTAGCAGACATTAAAAAGTTGTTAGATGGTCATTTGGGTAAACGTTTGCAATTACGAGCAAACGGTGGTCGCAAGAAAACGATTGAATGTGAAGGGGTTTTAAGCGAAACTTATCACGCAATATTCGTCGTTGAGCTTAATCAAGAAAACAGTGCGTTTAAGCGCGTATCTTACAGTTACACAGATATACTTACAGAAGCAGTAGAGATTACTTTTTTAGATGATGCAGTTGCAGCCGTCAAATAG
- a CDS encoding small, acid-soluble spore protein, alpha/beta type codes for MAKQKIMSYRLKEEIAKELGFYDVVEREGWGGIRARDAGNMVKYAVEMGQKQLASQSMQNTQK; via the coding sequence ATGGCAAAACAAAAAATCATGTCGTACCGTCTTAAAGAAGAGATCGCCAAGGAACTCGGATTTTATGATGTCGTCGAACGTGAAGGTTGGGGCGGTATTAGGGCCCGTGATGCAGGTAACATGGTAAAGTACGCGGTTGAAATGGGTCAAAAACAATTGGCCAGTCAATCGATGCAAAATACACAAAAGTAA
- the ispE gene encoding 4-(cytidine 5'-diphospho)-2-C-methyl-D-erythritol kinase: protein MLYVKAPAKINLTLDVLYKRPDNYHEVEMIMTTVDLADRIGLETRKDGQIKIVSADRFVPDDNRNFAYQAAELLKNTYGLSEGVTITIEKQIPIAAGLAGGSSDAAATLRGLNELWNLNLSLDELAEHGAKIGSDVSFCVYGGTALATGRGEKIKELPVPPTCWVILAKPKIGVSTADIYGGLKVDQINHPNTAQMMEAIETNDYSLLCASLGNVLESVTFELYPEVVTIKEQMQRFGADAVLMSGSGPTVFGLVDNEARVSRIYNGLRGFCEEVYVVRMLGDRNPLA, encoded by the coding sequence ATGCTTTATGTAAAAGCACCCGCAAAAATTAATTTAACTTTAGATGTACTATATAAACGTCCGGATAATTACCACGAAGTAGAAATGATTATGACAACAGTGGATTTAGCCGATCGTATTGGGCTAGAAACACGTAAAGACGGGCAAATAAAAATTGTATCAGCCGATCGTTTTGTACCAGATGATAATCGAAATTTTGCCTATCAAGCAGCGGAATTGTTGAAAAATACATATGGCCTAAGTGAAGGGGTAACAATTACGATCGAAAAGCAAATCCCAATTGCAGCTGGTTTAGCTGGCGGAAGTAGTGATGCGGCGGCCACATTACGCGGTTTAAATGAGCTTTGGAATTTAAACTTATCATTAGACGAGCTCGCTGAACACGGCGCAAAAATTGGTTCGGACGTATCGTTTTGCGTTTATGGAGGTACTGCTTTAGCAACAGGACGTGGTGAAAAAATAAAAGAACTACCTGTGCCGCCAACGTGTTGGGTTATTTTAGCCAAGCCGAAAATTGGCGTTTCAACTGCAGATATTTATGGTGGATTGAAAGTAGATCAGATTAATCATCCTAACACTGCACAAATGATGGAGGCAATTGAAACCAATGATTATTCGTTACTTTGTGCATCTTTAGGGAATGTTTTAGAATCTGTAACATTTGAATTATATCCAGAAGTGGTGACGATAAAAGAGCAAATGCAACGATTTGGTGCAGATGCTGTACTAATGAGTGGGAGTGGTCCAACAGTATTTGGACTGGTAGATAATGAAGCGCGTGTCAGCCGAATTTATAACGGATTACGCGGTTTTTGTGAGGAAGTATATGTAGTTCGAATGCTAGGGGATCGAAATCCACTTGCTTAA
- the purR gene encoding pur operon repressor, with product MKWKRSERLVDMTYYLLEHPHQLIPLTYFSDLYNSAKSSISEDLTIVKETFEEKGIGLLITVPGAAGGVKYIPKMAEQEVHEIAGELIIELGQSDRLLPGGYLFMTDLLGNPSLMNRVGKVFASVFAEQKIDVIMTVATKGISIAHAIARHLNVPVVVVRRDSKVTEGSTVSINYVSGSSRRIQTMVLSKRSMKSGQRVLITDDFMKVGGTMNGMKNLLEEFDCELAGIAVLVEAEHADETLVDDYYSLVKLHEVNEKDRTIALSEGNYFSKGRE from the coding sequence ATGAAATGGAAGCGTAGTGAACGCCTTGTAGATATGACATATTATTTGCTTGAGCATCCACATCAGCTGATCCCGCTAACTTATTTTTCGGATCTCTACAATTCTGCAAAATCTTCCATAAGTGAGGATTTAACAATTGTAAAAGAAACATTTGAAGAAAAAGGAATCGGGCTGCTAATAACCGTACCGGGGGCAGCGGGTGGCGTAAAATATATACCAAAAATGGCGGAGCAAGAAGTTCATGAAATCGCCGGGGAATTAATTATTGAATTAGGTCAATCAGATCGCCTACTTCCGGGTGGTTATTTGTTTATGACAGATTTATTGGGAAATCCAAGTTTAATGAACCGCGTAGGCAAGGTTTTTGCAAGCGTATTTGCTGAGCAAAAAATCGATGTTATAATGACGGTAGCAACAAAAGGGATTTCGATTGCACATGCTATTGCAAGACATTTAAATGTTCCAGTAGTTGTTGTACGCCGTGATAGTAAAGTTACGGAAGGTTCAACGGTCAGTATTAATTATGTTTCAGGGTCTTCCCGTCGTATTCAAACGATGGTTTTATCTAAACGTAGCATGAAGAGTGGGCAACGTGTTCTCATTACCGACGACTTTATGAAAGTTGGCGGTACGATGAATGGTATGAAGAATTTACTAGAGGAATTTGATTGTGAGCTAGCAGGCATTGCTGTTTTAGTAGAAGCAGAGCATGCGGATGAAACATTAGTTGATGATTATTATTCACTAGTAAAATTACATGAAGTAAACGAGAAAGACCGAACAATTGCATTAAGTGAAGGAAACTATTTTTCAAAGGGGAGAGAGTAG
- a CDS encoding RidA family protein: MKAVSTTNAPAAIGPYAQGMIVNNVFYSSGQIPLTASGELVDGDIEVQTNQVFENLKAVLTAAGSSLDQVVKTTVFMKDMNDFVAMNEVYASHFGAHKPARSAVEVARLPKDVKVEIEVIALVK; the protein is encoded by the coding sequence ATGAAAGCAGTTTCAACAACAAACGCGCCAGCAGCTATCGGACCATATGCACAAGGAATGATCGTTAATAACGTGTTTTACTCGTCAGGACAAATTCCGTTAACGGCATCTGGGGAACTAGTAGATGGGGACATTGAAGTCCAAACAAACCAAGTATTTGAAAATTTAAAAGCGGTACTTACAGCAGCGGGCTCATCGTTAGATCAAGTTGTGAAAACGACGGTCTTTATGAAAGATATGAACGACTTTGTGGCAATGAATGAAGTGTATGCATCACATTTTGGAGCACATAAACCAGCACGCTCTGCTGTTGAAGTGGCGCGTTTACCAAAAGACGTAAAAGTAGAAATTGAAGTCATTGCATTAGTCAAATAA
- the spoVG gene encoding septation regulator SpoVG: protein MEVTAVRLRRVQTEGRMRAIASITLDDEFVVHDIRVIDGNTGLFVAMPSKRTPDGEFRDIAHPINSNTRNKIQDIVLEAYHANSDGDTEAVLEFEEVTT from the coding sequence ATGGAAGTAACTGCTGTAAGATTACGCCGAGTTCAAACAGAGGGACGCATGCGAGCAATCGCCTCAATTACACTAGATGATGAATTTGTCGTTCATGATATTCGCGTAATTGATGGAAATACGGGTTTATTTGTTGCTATGCCTAGTAAGAGAACACCGGATGGAGAATTCCGCGACATTGCACATCCGATTAATTCAAATACGCGCAATAAAATTCAAGATATTGTACTTGAAGCATACCACGCAAATTCTGATGGAGACACAGAAGCCGTATTAGAATTTGAAGAAGTAACTACTTAA
- the glmU gene encoding bifunctional UDP-N-acetylglucosamine diphosphorylase/glucosamine-1-phosphate N-acetyltransferase GlmU yields the protein MTNIYAVILAAGQGTRMKSKLYKVLHPVCGKPMVEHVVDHIGLLDVQQIVTVVGHGAELVKETLGEKSEYVIQAEQLGTAHAVLQAEPILCELEGTTLVVCGDTPLIRPETMQALFAHHEKQQAKATILTAVAENPTGYGRILRDAQGQVSQIVEQKDATPEQQLVKEINTGTYCFDNQALFAALKQVNNDNAQGEYYLPDVIEILQKQGEIVSAYVTDNFDETLGVNDRFALSQAEELMRARINERHMRNGVTIINPATTHISADAIIGSDSVILPGVIIEGKTVIGEDCHIGPNSHIVQSIIGNSTKIHSSVVLNSRVGDETSVGPFAHLRPDSSLGNHVKIGNFVEVKKSTLGDDTKVSHLSYIGDAEIGNNVNVGCGSITVNYDGKNKFKTIIEDDVFVGCNSNLVAPVKLGKGSFIAAGSTITKEVPGDALAIARARQENKQNYVSKLNSK from the coding sequence ATGACAAATATTTATGCAGTTATTTTGGCTGCTGGTCAGGGTACACGAATGAAGTCCAAATTATATAAAGTGTTACATCCGGTATGTGGAAAGCCAATGGTAGAGCATGTGGTTGACCATATTGGATTGCTTGATGTACAACAAATTGTAACGGTTGTCGGACATGGTGCAGAGCTTGTAAAAGAAACACTTGGTGAAAAAAGTGAGTATGTTATACAGGCAGAGCAACTTGGTACGGCCCATGCAGTTTTACAAGCAGAGCCCATTTTATGTGAGTTAGAAGGTACAACTCTTGTTGTTTGTGGAGATACGCCATTAATTCGACCGGAAACAATGCAAGCTTTATTTGCGCATCATGAGAAACAACAGGCAAAAGCGACTATTTTGACAGCAGTTGCAGAAAATCCAACTGGATATGGCCGAATTTTACGCGATGCTCAAGGTCAAGTTTCGCAAATTGTTGAACAGAAGGATGCAACACCGGAACAACAGCTTGTGAAAGAGATTAACACAGGTACGTATTGCTTTGACAATCAAGCATTATTTGCTGCATTAAAGCAAGTGAATAATGATAATGCGCAAGGTGAATATTATTTACCAGATGTCATTGAAATTTTACAAAAGCAAGGTGAAATTGTATCGGCTTATGTGACGGATAATTTCGATGAAACATTAGGTGTAAATGATCGTTTTGCGTTATCGCAAGCAGAAGAATTAATGCGAGCTCGTATTAATGAACGTCATATGCGTAATGGGGTAACGATTATTAATCCTGCTACGACACATATTAGCGCGGATGCAATCATCGGCAGCGATTCTGTAATTTTACCTGGCGTCATCATTGAAGGAAAAACTGTGATTGGTGAGGATTGCCATATTGGTCCAAACAGTCATATTGTACAAAGTATAATTGGAAACAGTACAAAAATTCATAGCTCGGTTGTGTTAAATAGCCGTGTAGGTGATGAAACATCCGTTGGGCCATTTGCACATCTTCGTCCAGATTCTTCACTAGGAAACCATGTAAAAATTGGTAACTTTGTTGAAGTGAAGAAAAGTACTTTAGGGGATGACACGAAAGTTTCCCACTTAAGCTATATTGGCGATGCTGAAATTGGTAACAATGTTAATGTCGGTTGTGGTTCGATTACTGTGAACTATGACGGAAAAAACAAGTTTAAAACAATTATTGAAGATGATGTATTTGTAGGGTGCAATTCTAACTTAGTAGCGCCAGTGAAGCTTGGTAAGGGTTCGTTCATTGCTGCCGGTTCTACAATTACAAAAGAAGTGCCAGGAGATGCATTAGCAATTGCGCGTGCGCGTCAGGAAAATAAGCAAAACTATGTTAGTAAATTAAATTCAAAATAA
- a CDS encoding ribose-phosphate diphosphokinase encodes MPYQYADSKLKIFSLNSNNPLAKEIADEMGVELGKSSVKHFSDGEVQISIEESIRGCDVFIVQSTSAPVNEHLMELLIMVDAVKRASARTVNVVMPYYGYARQDRKAKAREPITAKLVANLLETAGATRVIVLDLHAPQIQGFFDILIDHLVAVPLLADYFSSKGLNSEDVVIVSPDHGGVTRARKMAERLKAPIAIIDKRRPKPNVAEVMNIVGNVDGKICILIDDIIDTAGTITIGAEALIKSGAKEVYACCSHPVLSGPAIDRIENSSIKELVVTNTIQLGEEKLSPKIKQISVAKLMAEAISRVYENKSVSTLFD; translated from the coding sequence ATGCCGTATCAATACGCTGACTCAAAATTAAAAATCTTCTCATTAAACTCAAACAATCCTTTAGCTAAAGAGATTGCTGATGAAATGGGCGTAGAACTAGGAAAATCATCTGTAAAACACTTCAGTGATGGAGAAGTCCAAATTAGCATTGAAGAAAGTATTCGTGGATGTGACGTATTCATCGTTCAATCTACTTCTGCTCCTGTAAATGAGCATTTAATGGAACTTTTAATTATGGTTGATGCTGTAAAACGTGCATCTGCTCGCACGGTTAACGTTGTAATGCCTTACTACGGCTATGCACGTCAAGATCGTAAAGCAAAAGCACGTGAACCAATTACTGCTAAGTTAGTAGCAAACTTATTAGAAACGGCTGGTGCAACTCGTGTAATCGTACTAGACTTACACGCACCTCAAATTCAAGGTTTCTTTGATATTTTAATTGATCATTTAGTAGCAGTTCCGTTATTAGCAGACTACTTCAGTTCAAAAGGTTTAAATTCAGAGGATGTCGTAATCGTATCTCCTGACCATGGTGGAGTTACACGTGCTCGTAAAATGGCGGAACGTTTAAAAGCACCAATCGCCATAATCGACAAACGCCGTCCAAAACCGAACGTAGCAGAAGTTATGAATATCGTTGGTAACGTCGATGGTAAAATTTGTATTTTAATTGATGATATTATTGATACGGCAGGCACAATCACAATTGGTGCAGAAGCATTAATTAAGAGCGGTGCAAAAGAAGTGTATGCTTGTTGTTCACACCCAGTGCTTTCAGGTCCTGCAATTGATCGCATCGAAAACTCTTCAATTAAAGAATTAGTCGTAACGAATACAATTCAATTAGGTGAAGAAAAATTATCACCAAAAATTAAGCAAATTTCTGTAGCGAAATTAATGGCAGAAGCTATTTCACGCGTATATGAAAATAAATCTGTAAGTACATTATTTGACTAA
- a CDS encoding MFS transporter, with amino-acid sequence MRTHNEKMSIYHGMASAVAANMSNSYIPIFAMTILGATNYQVGLISSLPPLVTLFMTLPAAILLNKAIKQKKLVAFSILAARFVLLLIAFVSYVPESIASWILLLLIAIMSIPNTLANMGWQSFIGNIIEDHRRAHFFSDRNRLLTIVGLVVTLTIGIVMKDATTSKIAYQILFMLTFLIGIIELYFLLKHDEPIREVSIEKKRAMDWSIFKNNRYVLFLVVALGFNVGWQMAWGLFNIYNVRYAEATIFWVSMFNVGSMIAQIFSFSLWRKWSLKYGNMRVFVWVAFGMSSAPLLTVLSTNHYYLVAMNMLAGFFVAGTTLILFNLLLENSPSEIRTYCITTYNVLLAIIAFASPQIGIWILEAFSMETAMYMSTAVRFLAAVGFFFMYALKHNKEMRVE; translated from the coding sequence ATGAGAACACATAATGAAAAAATGAGTATTTATCATGGTATGGCATCTGCTGTTGCGGCCAATATGTCGAATAGCTATATACCTATTTTTGCAATGACGATATTAGGTGCAACCAATTATCAAGTGGGATTAATTAGTTCGCTGCCTCCATTAGTTACGTTGTTTATGACGTTACCGGCTGCGATATTGTTGAACAAAGCGATTAAACAGAAAAAGCTCGTTGCATTTTCGATTTTAGCTGCCCGTTTTGTATTATTGCTCATTGCTTTTGTTAGCTATGTTCCGGAAAGTATTGCGTCATGGATATTGCTTCTGTTAATTGCCATAATGAGCATTCCAAATACGCTCGCTAATATGGGTTGGCAATCATTCATAGGCAATATTATTGAAGATCATCGAAGGGCCCATTTTTTTAGTGACCGCAATCGTTTGTTAACAATTGTGGGGCTAGTTGTCACACTGACAATTGGGATTGTGATGAAAGATGCAACGACGAGTAAAATAGCCTATCAAATTTTATTTATGCTGACATTTTTAATCGGTATTATAGAACTCTATTTTTTATTGAAGCATGACGAGCCTATTCGTGAGGTGTCGATTGAAAAGAAACGTGCAATGGATTGGTCTATATTTAAAAACAATCGATATGTGCTCTTTTTAGTCGTAGCACTTGGCTTTAATGTTGGCTGGCAAATGGCATGGGGGCTTTTTAATATTTACAACGTACGCTATGCAGAGGCGACAATTTTTTGGGTAAGTATGTTCAACGTCGGCAGCATGATTGCCCAAATTTTTTCGTTTTCATTATGGCGGAAGTGGTCTCTAAAATACGGCAATATGCGTGTCTTTGTGTGGGTAGCGTTCGGGATGTCCTCTGCGCCATTATTGACGGTTCTATCGACAAATCACTATTATTTAGTGGCGATGAATATGCTAGCGGGTTTTTTTGTAGCCGGTACGACATTAATTTTATTTAATTTATTATTAGAAAACTCGCCGTCGGAAATTCGAACATATTGTATTACTACTTATAATGTTTTGCTTGCAATCATTGCATTTGCCTCACCACAAATCGGTATATGGATACTTGAAGCTTTCTCGATGGAAACAGCTATGTATATGTCTACCGCAGTTCGTTTTCTAGCAGCTGTTGGATTTTTCTTTATGTATGCCCTCAAGCACAATAAAGAAATGCGTGTCGAGTAA
- the pth gene encoding aminoacyl-tRNA hydrolase, protein MKLIIGLGNPGKPYEQTRHNIGFDVIDALAKEWNTPLNQSKFNGMYATVHRPEGKVILLKPLTYMNLSGECVRPLMDYYDVDVADIVVIYDDLDLETGKLRLRGKGSAGGHNGIKSLIQHLGTQEFNRIRVGVDRPQAGMKVADYVLSKFSKEDQPVVQDAIGKCCDAVEVALTKPFLDVMNQFNGA, encoded by the coding sequence ATGAAACTTATTATTGGCTTAGGAAATCCAGGCAAACCGTATGAGCAGACGCGTCATAATATCGGATTTGACGTAATTGATGCGCTAGCCAAAGAATGGAATACGCCATTAAATCAATCCAAATTTAATGGCATGTATGCAACCGTGCATCGTCCTGAAGGAAAAGTCATTTTATTGAAGCCATTAACATATATGAATTTATCGGGTGAATGCGTTCGTCCGTTAATGGACTATTATGATGTTGACGTAGCAGATATTGTTGTCATTTACGATGATTTAGATTTAGAAACGGGTAAATTACGATTGCGTGGTAAAGGGAGTGCTGGTGGGCATAATGGGATTAAGTCATTAATTCAACATTTAGGCACACAGGAGTTTAACCGAATTCGTGTCGGTGTGGATCGTCCACAAGCGGGCATGAAAGTAGCGGATTATGTACTATCAAAATTTTCTAAAGAAGATCAACCCGTCGTACAAGATGCCATTGGCAAGTGCTGCGATGCGGTAGAAGTAGCCTTAACAAAACCATTTTTAGATGTGATGAATCAATTTAACGGTGCATAA
- a CDS encoding anti-sigma-F factor Fin family protein: MAVRYRCRHCEVEMGTLPFDADETIRKLHQFEIGEVDDYIEKNERGETTVHSICEHCEESLRQFPDYYALKKWLQ; this comes from the coding sequence ATGGCTGTACGTTACCGTTGCAGGCATTGTGAAGTAGAGATGGGCACGCTACCTTTTGATGCAGATGAAACCATTCGCAAGCTTCATCAGTTTGAAATTGGAGAAGTCGATGATTACATTGAAAAGAATGAGCGTGGAGAAACAACTGTTCACAGTATTTGTGAGCATTGTGAAGAATCTTTACGACAATTTCCAGATTACTACGCATTGAAAAAATGGTTACAGTAA